A DNA window from Engystomops pustulosus chromosome 6, aEngPut4.maternal, whole genome shotgun sequence contains the following coding sequences:
- the LOC140064390 gene encoding uncharacterized protein isoform X1: MKRHRLHVLHPPLEPADQKEEMADHQEDNSDFDISSLLSYFTEDRPEDNTSYGISSLLFDFTEDEVEDRPEDKTSYGISSLLSDFMEDEVEDLPEDSSVYDILSLLSSSMDDARPEGLWIAERYDTQDDEDSENEPIFMNLDCDLSILEGDDETSFDTFEETEDERSSEMTEEPAGEHAEVPAEERAEEPAGETAEVPAEERAEEPAGETAEVPAEERAEEPAGETAEVPAEEEMEETSCFTWSCIPARRIFRRFNARVTSFINRVFSSPH; the protein is encoded by the exons ATGAAGAGACACAG GTTGCACGTTCTTCATCCTCCACTG GAGCCAGCCGACCAGAAGGAAGAGATGGCCGACCATCAAGAGGACAACAGTGACTTCGATATATCATCACTGCTGTCCTACTTCACGGAAGACCGACCAGAGGACAACACTAGCTACGGCATATCATCACTGTTGTTCGACTTCACGGAAGATGAGGTTGAAGACCGACCAGAGGACAAGACTAGCTACGGCATATCATCACTGTTGTCCGACTTCATGGAAGATGAGGTGGAAGACCTGCCAGAGGACAGCAGTGTCTACGATATATTATCACTGTTGTCCAGCTCCATGGATGAT GCAAGACCTGAGGGACTCTGGATCGCCGAGAGATAT GACACCCAAGACGATGAAGACTCTGAGAATGAG CCGATCTTCATgaacctggactgtgacctcagcATCCTGGAGGGGGACGAT GAGACATCGTTTGACACGTTTGAAGAGACAGAAGATGAAAGATCATCAGAGATGACAGAAGAGCCTGCAGGAGAGCATGCAGAGGTGCCTGCCGAAGAGAGAGCAGAAGAGCCTGCGGGAGAGACTGCAGAGGTGCCTGCCGAAGAGAGAGCAGAAGAGCCTGCAGGAGAGACTGCAGAAGTGCCTGCCGAAGAGAGAGCAGAAGAGCCTGCGGGAGAGACTGCAGAGGTACCTGCTGAAGAAGAAATGGAGGAGACGTCTTGTTTCACCTGGTCCTGCATTCCTGcaagaagaatcttcagaagaTTCAACGCCAGGGTCACCTCCTTCATTAATAGAGTATTTAG CAGTCCACACTGA
- the LOC140064390 gene encoding uncharacterized protein isoform X2: MKRHRLHVLHPPLEPADQKEEMADHQEDNSDFDISSLLSYFTEDRPEDNTSYGISSLLFDFTEDEVEDRPEDKTSYGISSLLSDFMEDEVEDLPEDSSVYDILSLLSSSMDDARPEGLWIAERYDTQDDEDSENEPIFMNLDCDLSILEGDDETSFDTFEETEDERSSEMTEEPAGEHAEVPAEERAEEPAGETAEVPAEERAEEPAGETAEVPAEERAEEPAGETAEVPAEEEMEETSCFTWSCIPARRIFRRFNARVTSFINRVFSPH, from the exons ATGAAGAGACACAG GTTGCACGTTCTTCATCCTCCACTG GAGCCAGCCGACCAGAAGGAAGAGATGGCCGACCATCAAGAGGACAACAGTGACTTCGATATATCATCACTGCTGTCCTACTTCACGGAAGACCGACCAGAGGACAACACTAGCTACGGCATATCATCACTGTTGTTCGACTTCACGGAAGATGAGGTTGAAGACCGACCAGAGGACAAGACTAGCTACGGCATATCATCACTGTTGTCCGACTTCATGGAAGATGAGGTGGAAGACCTGCCAGAGGACAGCAGTGTCTACGATATATTATCACTGTTGTCCAGCTCCATGGATGAT GCAAGACCTGAGGGACTCTGGATCGCCGAGAGATAT GACACCCAAGACGATGAAGACTCTGAGAATGAG CCGATCTTCATgaacctggactgtgacctcagcATCCTGGAGGGGGACGAT GAGACATCGTTTGACACGTTTGAAGAGACAGAAGATGAAAGATCATCAGAGATGACAGAAGAGCCTGCAGGAGAGCATGCAGAGGTGCCTGCCGAAGAGAGAGCAGAAGAGCCTGCGGGAGAGACTGCAGAGGTGCCTGCCGAAGAGAGAGCAGAAGAGCCTGCAGGAGAGACTGCAGAAGTGCCTGCCGAAGAGAGAGCAGAAGAGCCTGCGGGAGAGACTGCAGAGGTACCTGCTGAAGAAGAAATGGAGGAGACGTCTTGTTTCACCTGGTCCTGCATTCCTGcaagaagaatcttcagaagaTTCAACGCCAGGGTCACCTCCTTCATTAATAGAGTATTTAG TCCACACTGA